The segment TTTTTAGTTGTACAGAATACACTTATCTGTGATGATTCGCTACGAACAGAATGCCTTTTTCCCCCCATGGGATCATACTTGCTAAAGATGCATTTAATTCCATAATATGAGATCTTCCATCCGTTACGCCGAGTCCTCCAGCAGAGGGGAGTCCCGAATCCACCATTCAAAATCTGATGATCAAACTAATTATGTAAAAGCTGCCATCTGTCCGTGTGCTCCTCAAACACGCAGATTGCAGCTTTTTGTATCTCCTGCCACTTGTCAAACCTTGCGGGATGCATTTTCACAGTGAACTAATTGACTATGATCCTCATACAGGGATGTCCAAAGAGTTTTTGCTACGGTTCTAAAATTTAATGAGCGCGATCTCCCTCTCCTTTTTCAACCCCAACCAAACTACCTATTGCAACCTTCCGTAATTTGTTTTATTCTGATTATGAAAATAATTTTCTTTATAAACGTAAGTATTATGTAAAACAATTTCAGTAGCGACTTAGGCCAAAACTTAACCTGTCCATTTCCGCATGTCCATTTCTGCATTTTCATTCTATACGTAGAGAAAGCTACATGAATCCGAATCTATAGAAAAGAAGGTGAACGCTTGTATCCCATTCTGCATGCTCTGGAGCATGGCAAGCCCAAGCTGTCACAAGTGGAACGCAAGCTGGCTGAACGCATTCTGGCCTCGCCCGGGGAAATTGTCCATATGGGCATCACGGAGCTGGCGGAGGAATGCGGCATCAGCACGGCGACGATTACGCGCTTCTGCAAAGCGCTGCACTTCAAGGGGTATCCCGATTTCAAGCTCAAGCTGGCGGCTGAGCTGGCGCATAGCGACGGCTCGCCGGAGGCGGGCAGCTCCTCTTATCAGGACATCGTCGCTGGTAATCCGCTGCCATTCATTGTAGAGGCGATGCAGGCTAACCACCTGGCCTCGATCCGGGACACTACCTCGCTGCTGGATCTGGGACGGCTGCAGCAGGTGATTGATCTGCTGTGCCGGGCGCGGCGGGTCGATCTGTATGGAATGGCCACCTCGTCCATCGTGGCCCAGGATTTCTATCAGAAGCTGATCCGCATCGGCGTGAACTGCACCGCTTTTGCCGATTCCCATATGCAGATTACTTCCGCTTCCTCACTCTCTTCCGGCGATGTGGCCTTCGCGGTCTCTTATTCGGGGGAAACCCCGGAGACGGTGGATGCCTTAACCTGTGCGGCCGCAAGCGGCGCAGCCACGGTGTCGTTAACCTCATACGGAAGCAGTACTCTCGCTACACTCGCTGATATTCCGCTGTTCTCCTCGTCTCTTGAGCAGGGCATGCGGCGCGGCGATATGGCGTCAAGAATCGCACAGCTGCATATTATCGATATTCTGTTCACCGGTATGGTCAGTACCCGGTTCGGGGATTTCATCCCGAGGCTTGAGCAGTCCTACAGGAACGTCCAACATTACCGTCATAAACGGGGAGGTCAAATCTAATGAATATTTTGAAATTTCAGCATGAAGAAGATTTCGCAGCTACAGGAGCCAACCTGATCGCCAGTCTGCTGCAGAGCAATCCCAGAGCCGTTCTGGGACTGGCTACCGGAAGCTCACCTGTCGGGGTATATGAGAAGCTGGTGGAGATGCACCGCAAAGGCAATGTCAGCTTCGCCAAAGCCTCGTCCTATAACCTGGACGAATATGTCGGGCTCCCTGTGGATCATCCGCAGAGCTATCGCAGCTTCATGAATGAGCATCTGTTCAACCATATTGATATCGATTTGGCCCGCACCCATGTCCCTAACGGAAATGCCCCCGATCTGGAAGCCGAATGTCTGGCTTATGACCGGATGCTGGAGGATAACGGCCCTGTGGATCTCCAGATTCTCGGCATCGGCAGCAACGGCCATATTGGCTTCAATGAGCCGGACGCCAGCCTGAGCAGCGGGACGCATGTGGTTGACCTGCTGGAAGAGACCCGGGAGGCCAATGCCCGCTTCTTCGAGCGTGTGGAGGATGTGCCGCGCCAAGCCGTAACGATGGGGATTGGCGGCATTCTCAAGGCGAAGCAGATTGTCCTGCTTGTCCGCGGGGAAGAGAAGGCGGAAGCGGTTAAAAATGCGCTGGAGGGCCCAATCACTACCCAGTGTCCCGCCTCGCTGCTGCAGAGCCATCCGAATGTGGTCGTCCTGTTGGATGAAGGAGCCGCGAAATGGCTGAAATAAACGGTACGTGCGGAGAATTGTTGTACGGCAAGGTGCTGACTCCTGACGGAATCATCGAGATGGGTGTAATTGCCGTAGCGGATGGCTTGATTCAATATGCCGGAGAGGCTTCCTGGCTGCCCGCAGCCTATGAGAGCTGGCAGACAATCACCCGGGAGCCGCAAGGTCTGCTGATCCCCGGATTCGTCGATGTGCATGTGCACGGCGGAGCCGGACATGACTTCATGTACAGCGATGCAGATGCTCTTGACGACATCACTCGGTTCCATGCCTCACACGGAACGACCTCTATGCTTGCTACAACCATGACGGCTGCCAAGGCAGATATCGATCAGGTGTTGGCTGAGGTAGACTCCTACCGCGCCCGTGAAGGCGGCATGCCTTATGCAAGGCTGGTAGGCGCGCATCTGGAGGGACCGTTCATCAGCATAAGATGGCCAGGAGCGCAGAATCCTGAGCACATTGTTCCGGCTAATATAGAATGGCTGGAGGAATGGGAGGAAAAATATCCGGGATTGATCCGTCAGGTCACCCTGGCCCCTGAGCGCGAAGCTGCCCTGGAAGCTATCCAGTGGCTGCGCAAGCATGGCATTACGGCTGCGCTCGGCCACACAGATGCCACATTCGAGCAGGTGATTACCGCTGCCGATGCCGGGCTGAACCAGGCGGTGCACATGTTCAATGCCATGACGCCGCTGCATCACCGCAAGCCGGGAACGGCCGGTGCCGTCCTGTACGATCCCCGGATCAGAGCCGAGGTCATTGCCGACGGCATCCATGTTCATCCGGCAGCCATCAGCCTCATTACCCGGCTCAAAAACAATCATAATCTGCTGCTGATTACAGATGCCATGTCAGCAACCGGACTCAGCGACGGAGAGTATGCCATCGGTGATCTGCCTGTGATCGTCAAGGACGGCATAGCCACGCTGAAGGAGCACCCCGAAGCGCTGGCCGGCAGCACACTGACGATGATAAGCGGGTTCCGTTATCTGGTTCAGGAGGTCGGTCTCAGCCTGCTGGAAGCCTCACAGGCTGCCAGCCTTAATCCGGCGCTGTCGCTCGGCATGCAGCGGTCTATCGGAACGCTTGAGGCAGGCAAACGCGGCGATATTCTGCAGCTGGATCAAGACCTGAACCTGCGCGGCGTATGGATCGGCGGACGCAAGCTGGAGGCCTAATCCGGATAAGACACAGCTTGGTATTTGTATAAACGCAGGCAATGCAGCCCTCTCACGTGAGAGGGCTGCATTGTTTGCGTCTGTCTTCATTCACTTTTGCCCTTCTGTGCCCGTCATTTGAATAAGCCTCATATCCCTCTGGAATACTATCTACATTCAAGGCACAATGCTGTAGCGCTGCTTACTGTCCGCTGCGCGCAGGGAAAATCCGTTCCGCCATGATGCGGAATTCATTCGCGAAGCCTTTGAGCGGATGTCCGGCACGGAATTCCCGGGCATAATAATCAGCCCGTTCCACGAAATCCGGGTTCGCCGAGACATAGACATTGCTGACGTATGTGTTGCCTTTTTTAACCTCTGCGGCGATTTTGCTCTTAATCTCCCCGGGAAGCGTGTCTTTATCATCCCCCATATTGCTTCTGGTCATCAGCCCGTTATTGCCGTTCCCCGGATAATCTTTGGGAGCCGCCATACCTGTACCGCCAATGGTTCCAGTGCCAGTCATACTTCCCGGAATGCCGGCCATGGAGCCGCCTGTACCCGTCATTCCGGGAACACCAGCAGCCGTCCCTCTTCCGGTAGCCGTCCTGCTGGTGGTATTCCGGGTGTGAACACCGCCCGAAGTATTCTCCAGCATAACAGCGACATAAGCGCTTCTGCCAACCATAATGACATTAGCCGAACGGACTTCCGGCATCGCCGCAACACGGTCAGCCAATTCCTTGCTGATCTCCATGCTGCCGAAGTCATCGTCACGGTTCATGTCCCGTGCGGAGTTCACGTGGATTCGCCCGTCTGTCCCCCGTACACTTTTCGTCTGCATATTACCGCTATCTGCCGAATGGCCGGCACCGCAGCCAGTTAAACTCATGGCGCCGAGCAGCAAGGCTGCAGACACGGACAAGCCGAATTTCGATCGCAACATTCCTTCATCCCCCATCACAGAATAATGTAGTGTAGTGTGACAACCCTTAGCATGGCTCCTCCGCTGCCCGGTTATCCAGAAAGGATTTGGCAGAGCTGCCCCCACAGTCACATGTAAGAGAACTCCGGCGTATCTTATATAACAGCAGACTGTGTTTCTCCGCAGGCAGTTCAGATCAGGAGGGGTAAGCTTGAAAATACTATTTACGTTTTATGTACCGAGCGGCGGGGTTGAGACCCTGAACAGACTGCGGTGTGAGAGCCTTCAGAAGAACGGCATCGAATGCCATGTGCTCTATCTCATGCCGGGGTCCGGCACCGACAATAGTGTAAGCTTCCCGGTATTTATCACGAACCAGGATGAAGAGATCAGAACTGTACTGAATACCCATCATTATGACGCCATTATCGTAACCTCCGATTATCTGCTGCTGGAACGCCTGCGCCGGTTGGGGTATGGCGGCATCCTGATCTACGAGTCCCAGGGTCTGGGAACACGAAGCGAAGCCCGCAATGTGATTATAGATTCCGTGCCATATCTGCAAGCCTTCTGCAATGCCGTGCTGATTCCCCCCACCGATCATTTACTGGAGCTGTTTATCGAGATCTGCCCTTGGCTGCAGCGCTATGTTATTCCGAACATTGTTGATGTGCAGGCCTTCCAGCATGTCCCCGGCGAAGCGCCCGTTGATCCGGTTATCGCCTGGGTCGGGCGGCTGGAACCTAACAAAAACTGGAGTGAATACCTGAAGGTTGCCCAGCAAGTCCGGCGGTTCAAGCCTAATCTTCATCTGTGGATGTTCCATGATCCCGCTCTTGCTACTGAAGGCCAAAGGGAGCAATTTGACAAAGAACTGCTGTCCCTCGGCCTGAATGACCGGCTGAATGTGTTCACGAATATACCTAACCAGATGATGCCTGTCTACTATTCATCGATTGCTGCTTCAGGAGGCTTCCTGCTGTCCAGCTCTGTCACAGAAGGCTTCGGATATGCCGTAGCCGAGGCTGTCTGCTGCTCCTGTCCTGTACTCAGTACGGATTCCGACGGGGTCAGATCCTTCATCACCCATAATATTACCGGCAAATTCTATCCGCTTGGCAATGTGGAGGCAGCTGTGAACGAAGGCCTGGAGCTGATGAATAACATTCCGCTGCGTGAAGCCATTTGCTATCAGGGCCGCCAGCATATGGTTACGCATTTCGGATTCGATCAGTATGCGCATTCCTTCCGCGAGATGATGAATTCCTTCTCTATCTTCTAACTATTGCAAGCTTCATATCCCCTGTCTTCCGGCAAAAAAACCTTCACCCCCCAGCATCAGCCGGGGGGGTGAAGGTTTCTCTGTGTATGGCATTCTGCCCTGAGGCATTACGTGCCTTGTCTGGACACCATCTCAAACAGCTCAGCCTGGAAAATCTGCACGCTTCTCTCCCAGGTAAACTGTAAGGAATCCTGCTCTCCTCGGGCAGCCAGACGCCGGCGAAGCTCCCGGTCCTTAATGAGTGTCACGATATCCGCAGCAAGACGGTTCTCATGCCGATACGACATCAGGCAGTTCTGCCCGTGTGCGCAGTATTCGAGGTTCCCTCCTGAATATACGGTGACCAGCGCCGCACCGCAGCGCATCGCCTCCAGCCCCGGCAACGAACCGGCATCATTGGTACTTGCGCTGACAAAAATATCTGTCTCATTATAATGATAAGCCAGCTCATTGTCATTCGCGGGTGTCCGAAGCTGATAGCGCCCGGAGTTAAGCAAGTCCTGCAGACTCCTGGAAGCGGCATATTCCGCAGGGGGAGTCATAATATAGATCTCCACCTCAGGATGAAGCCGCTTGACCATGTCGAGCTGCTGAATCAGGTAATCCTGTTCCCGGTGACCGGAGAATCCGCCCTCGGGACGCCGCATAATGACCGATACGATCAGCGGCCGGTTAGGGTTGTCGCGAAAATGCGTATTATGAAAATCCGGATCAACGCCGACCGGAACAATTCTGCCTTTAATGCCGTGATTGACCCGTATGACCTCCTGCTGCCAGCGCGACAGTACAAGCAGGTTGCGGGTAATGCCGTAGGAGGCGAACGACTGATTATTATCCGGCAGGAAATTCGGCTCATAGCATAAGGCCAGCCGGATATGCAGCCCTTTGCCCTGCCGGCTGGCACGCTCGGCAACCGGAACGGTTGTATAATAATTGGAGATAATGACATCCCCGTAGGGAAAATGATCTTCTGTAAGTACCGGGGCGGGCACAGGGATAATCGGACATTTCATCTCATACTCCACAATACCCAGGCTGGGCATAAGAACAACGACCTCATGGCCAATTTCAGCCAGACGGTTAGCCAGCTCGGTGATCATCCGCTGCGCACCACCCCTGGATAAGGTCAGAACCGGAAAGGTCAGTTTCAATTCCTTCTCTCCTTTCTGAGCAGCTGTGTTAAATTGCCCCTGTGCATGAACTGCACCATTGCAATTTCCCGGTTCTGCGCTTCGTTGTGCAGGACCGAGCCCATCTCACTGTGAACACGGTAATCCAGCAGCGGCTCTTCTATATAAGACCATTCATAATGAGGCAGAATCCGCAGCCACATATCATAATCCTGTGTATACAGGAGACTCTCATTAAACCTGCCGACCCTGGAGAGAATCTCCATATCAAACAGCACCGTGCTGCCGTTCACCGGACAGCTGGACATCATGGTCTGTATGAGGGCCGGCCTGCTGCAGGCCGGCATTCGGACAATGTCCTGAATCCGTTGCCCGTGCTCATTAATATAGTAGTAAGCTGTATGATTGAAGGAGGTTCCTGAGCTGCGGAGAGCTTCTATTTGCTGTCTGATTTTATCAGGATGGAACAGATCGTCCGCGCTTAACCAGGCAAAATAAGCTCCGCTTGCTGCCTCTATTCCCTTATTGAGCGCCGAGCCGGTGCCTCCGTTGGTTTTGCGGACATATACAATCCGGCTTCTATAGGGATCAAGCTTTTCCGTATGGAGCGTTGAACCGTCATCCACCACGATCAGCTCGATATCCATGTAGCTCTGGGCCAGCACGCTTTCGACCGCCAGATGCACGTAGGGACAATTATAGAACGGAATCACCACCGAGACCTTGGTCTTCTGGTTCATGCCCCGGCCTCCTCCCTAAGTTCATTTATACTGTCTTGCAGGCGAGCAGGGCGTCCAGCGGCGCATGATTCTCACCGAAGGCTTCCCGGAATGAAGGATTCTCCGCATGGTGAAAGCCCTTCAGTACGGTTACAGCGTAGCCCAGCTTCAGAAAATCCTCAGGCTCCCAGCCGCTCCAGTGTTTCTGGTAATACTCTCCATGCAGATTGAAATGGTCCTTGCCCTCCTGCGGGAAGAAGCCCCGCGGTGTAAATACGATGACACGGTTCGCAGCGATAAGCTCCGCCTTACGCAGCAGCTCCATGCCCTCACTCATCGAGAAATGCTCCAGAGAATCGATCAGAGTGACCGCAGAGAAGGTTCCCGGCAGGAACAGCTTATCGATATGGCCGGCATCGGCATGAACCGGAATGATATGGGGAGCCTTGTATTTACGGTGCAGCAGATAAGGCCTGTGGATATCCAGCCCCAGCACCACACCGGCTTCATACCGCTCCAGCAGCGTACCGGTACCGCTGCCGATATCCAGTATACTCTCGGAGAATTTCAGCTGCTCCAGCAGGACCGGCAGGAAGTCTTTCACTTCGATTTCCCGGTACATATGCTCTCCCTCCTAAGCGTTAGTTGCCTGACCTTGGGCTGTGCTGCCGTGCCGGCTGTGCGCTCCGGCAGCTAGCCGCCCATGGAAGCAATCAAGGCGCTTAACGGAGCGTGATAACGGGCACTGGTTGCTGCAGCTTCGGCCATGATGATATCGTAGTGTCTGAGCGTGCCCATCCCCTCATGCCGGCGGTACGCCGTCAAGGACTGGTTCAGCATCACCGGCGCATAACCGTTCAGAATGGCCCGGTACCACAGATCATAATCATGGGTATACGGCAGCGCTTCATCGAACATCCCGATGGCTCCGAAGATCTCCCGCTTGAACATCACCGTACAGCCGTTGATGGGATTGCCGTACAGGAAGCAGCGCAGATATTCAAGCTGGTTCGGAAACACAGCCGCAGCATTCAGCTCCGTAGCCTGCGAGTTTCCGTTAATGTAGTTGAAGTTGGTATACGAGATTAGTAAACGATTCTGTTCCATGAACAGAACCTGATTATTGATCTTGTCACGATAGAACATATCATCCGAGCTAAGCCAGACTACATAATCTCCAGTGGCATGGGCAATGCCGTGGTTAAGAGCCGAGGCGGTACCTCCGTTGGCTTTGCCCAGATAGTGAATGTACGGCTTATAGGGGGCGATTCGCTCAGCATGCATTGTGGAGCCGTCATCCACTACGATAATCTCATAAGGCTGCCAGGATTGGCTCATGGCGCTCTGCAGCGCCTGCTCAATATAAGGGCAATTGTAAAAAGGAATAACTACGGATACTCTGGGCTTCATAACAACCTTCCTTCCTTACCGGCCCTAGTATAGCCGATAATATCCGCCAGCGAACGGTCCAGCGCAATCTCCGGCATCCAGCCGGAAATAACAGCATAGTCCCCCGATTCTTCAGGCGGTACCTTACTATCAGCAGATTCAAATGAAGGCTTAGCCGGAACGGCAGGTGTCGGGGAAGGATTGCCCCGACTGCGCTCCTCCTGCGGGCCCCAGTCCATCGCAACCGGTGCTGCGGCATGGGCCAGCAGCTTCGCCGCAACCTCCCCCAGCTCCCGCTCTGTCCCGGAATCAATGCGGTAGATCCTTCCTGTCTCGCCCGAATCCAGAATAAAGCCATAGGCCCTGACCGCATCACGCACATCCAGGAAGTCACGCAGCGCATGGCGCGAGGAGAGCCGAAACGCCGCAGGTGCAGCCGATCCGGTTACAGCAGCTGCTTCACTGCGCACAATATGCTGTGCCAGCAGGGAACAGAAGCCGGTGGACGGACCCGGACCAATCAGGTTCGAGGGCTCCGCCATCAGCACCGGCTGTGCAAACAGCGTTCCCCAGGCCAGCGATACCAGCTCCTCCAGCGTCTTGCTAAGGCTGTAGGGGTGGGGCGGGTCTGCCGCACCCGGTCTATACTTAAGCCGGGAGCCGGCCACCAGAATACGGCTGGCCGGCTGGACACGCAGCGCCTCAAGCAAATATAGAGTAGCCATTACATTGGTTTCCATGTAGAGCAGCGGGTCCCGCCAGGACTCCGGGACCGAATTCTTGCCTGCCAGGTGCAGCACCTGATCCGGCTTCACCGCTCCAATCATTGCCGCCACAGCCCTGCGGTCCCCCAGGTCACAGACGTACTGCTGAACGCCTTCCGGAAACAACTCCGCAGCTGGCTTGCGGCGGACTACAGCAGTCACCTCCGCTCCTCCGGCGGCAAAGTAGGCCACGGCATGCCTGCCCGTAAAGCCGGAAGCTCCGGTAATAAGGAGACGCCGCCCGCTCATGTCAGCAGCTCTGAGCTGCGCATAAAGTCGGCAAGCTCGCTAAGCATCCGGGGATAGGAAGGCAGCTCAATCGTGACATCGCTTCTCGTACTGATCAGCGTCCGGTCCTGAACCGGCGTCTGCTGCGGGATGATCTCAACATCCTCTTTATGAAATGCGGTCTGCATCATCTGCAGCAGCTGATATTTGCTTACGGGCTGCGGGTGGGCCAGATGAATCAGCCCGGAGAGATCCGAGTCCAGCAGGGAATCGATGGCTTTGGCCAGCTCCAGGGTGGTGACTCCATTCCACATCACGCATTCATATCCGGTTACCCGGCCTTTCTGGGCCAGGAACCATTCCATGAGGCCGATTCCGCCGGAGCGGATCTCGGGCCCGATAATGGAGGTACGGATGGTGAGATGTCCGGGATCACGCACTTCTCCAAGACTCTTGGTGAGGGCGTAGACCGAGGTTCCATCCGCGGCATCCTCCTCCGTATATCCGCCGCGTGTTCCTTCGAACACGCAGTCGGAGCTGATATGGATGAGCCGGGCATGAATCTGGTCCGCTGCCCGCCGCAGGCGGTGGGGCAGAAATCCGTTGACATGATACGCGCCGATCCGGTCCGCTTCGGCGAATTGATTGAGTACCCCCATCGCATTAATAATGCAATGGGGGGAGACGATTTCAACCAGCTTCTCTACGCCGGCAATGTCGTCGGCGTCTACATACAACCCTCCAAGATCCTTCTTATCCCGGGTTGTATGGAAGATGTGGTGCTTGCCCTGGCGGCGAAAATACTCCGCCAGCATATGACCTGCCATACCATTTCCGCCGAGAATCAGGAGCTTCACTGGAGGAACCCTCCCCGGATCAGGATATCCTTGATTTCAGCCTGCTCCATCAGATGATTCTCCGAGCTGAAGCTGCTGAAGGACACATGGGGGTAATGACGGTAATGCTCCTTCAGCTCCGGCATATCGAGCGTGGGCAGAATAACCAGGTACTGCTCATCGTAGACAACCGTAGTCAGGCTCTCGAAATCGCTCATCAGGATCTCATGGATTTTCTCACCCGGGCGGATGCCGGTCTCGATCATACTGACATCCGTCCGGCCGGAAGCTTCGATCAGCACATCGGCCAGATCCACGATCCGGCAGGTCGGCATGGTCATGACGAAGATCTCGCCGCCGATACTGACATCGGAGGCCTTGAACAGCAGGGTAATCGCATCGCGCAGGGTGAAAAAGAACCGGGTCATGTTCATATCCGTTATCCTTACCTGTCCCTTGTCCTTGATCTGCTTCATGAACAGATGGACCACGCTGCCGTTCGTCCCCAGCACATTGCCTCCGCGCACGGTGACAAACTTGGTGCCTGAGCCGATCAGATTGGCATAGACAAACAGCTTCTCGCCGATGGCCTTGGTCATGCCGTAGAAGTTCGACGGATTAGCCGCCTTGTCGGTAGAGATATAGATCGCCTTCTCCACATTGTTGGCAATCGCAGCTTCAATGACATTCTGTGTGCCGACCACATTCGTCTTGAGCGCCTCATACGGCTGGTCC is part of the Paenibacillus sp. FSL M7-0420 genome and harbors:
- a CDS encoding class I SAM-dependent methyltransferase; this encodes MYREIEVKDFLPVLLEQLKFSESILDIGSGTGTLLERYEAGVVLGLDIHRPYLLHRKYKAPHIIPVHADAGHIDKLFLPGTFSAVTLIDSLEHFSMSEGMELLRKAELIAANRVIVFTPRGFFPQEGKDHFNLHGEYYQKHWSGWEPEDFLKLGYAVTVLKGFHHAENPSFREAFGENHAPLDALLACKTV
- a CDS encoding MurR/RpiR family transcriptional regulator, coding for MYPILHALEHGKPKLSQVERKLAERILASPGEIVHMGITELAEECGISTATITRFCKALHFKGYPDFKLKLAAELAHSDGSPEAGSSSYQDIVAGNPLPFIVEAMQANHLASIRDTTSLLDLGRLQQVIDLLCRARRVDLYGMATSSIVAQDFYQKLIRIGVNCTAFADSHMQITSASSLSSGDVAFAVSYSGETPETVDALTCAAASGAATVSLTSYGSSTLATLADIPLFSSSLEQGMRRGDMASRIAQLHIIDILFTGMVSTRFGDFIPRLEQSYRNVQHYRHKRGGQI
- a CDS encoding glycosyltransferase produces the protein MKPRVSVVIPFYNCPYIEQALQSAMSQSWQPYEIIVVDDGSTMHAERIAPYKPYIHYLGKANGGTASALNHGIAHATGDYVVWLSSDDMFYRDKINNQVLFMEQNRLLISYTNFNYINGNSQATELNAAAVFPNQLEYLRCFLYGNPINGCTVMFKREIFGAIGMFDEALPYTHDYDLWYRAILNGYAPVMLNQSLTAYRRHEGMGTLRHYDIIMAEAAATSARYHAPLSALIASMGG
- a CDS encoding glycosyltransferase family 4 protein is translated as MKILFTFYVPSGGVETLNRLRCESLQKNGIECHVLYLMPGSGTDNSVSFPVFITNQDEEIRTVLNTHHYDAIIVTSDYLLLERLRRLGYGGILIYESQGLGTRSEARNVIIDSVPYLQAFCNAVLIPPTDHLLELFIEICPWLQRYVIPNIVDVQAFQHVPGEAPVDPVIAWVGRLEPNKNWSEYLKVAQQVRRFKPNLHLWMFHDPALATEGQREQFDKELLSLGLNDRLNVFTNIPNQMMPVYYSSIAASGGFLLSSSVTEGFGYAVAEAVCCSCPVLSTDSDGVRSFITHNITGKFYPLGNVEAAVNEGLELMNNIPLREAICYQGRQHMVTHFGFDQYAHSFREMMNSFSIF
- a CDS encoding dTDP-4-dehydrorhamnose reductase family protein; translated protein: MKLLILGGNGMAGHMLAEYFRRQGKHHIFHTTRDKKDLGGLYVDADDIAGVEKLVEIVSPHCIINAMGVLNQFAEADRIGAYHVNGFLPHRLRRAADQIHARLIHISSDCVFEGTRGGYTEEDAADGTSVYALTKSLGEVRDPGHLTIRTSIIGPEIRSGGIGLMEWFLAQKGRVTGYECVMWNGVTTLELAKAIDSLLDSDLSGLIHLAHPQPVSKYQLLQMMQTAFHKEDVEIIPQQTPVQDRTLISTRSDVTIELPSYPRMLSELADFMRSSELLT
- a CDS encoding glycosyltransferase family 2 protein, giving the protein MNQKTKVSVVIPFYNCPYVHLAVESVLAQSYMDIELIVVDDGSTLHTEKLDPYRSRIVYVRKTNGGTGSALNKGIEAASGAYFAWLSADDLFHPDKIRQQIEALRSSGTSFNHTAYYYINEHGQRIQDIVRMPACSRPALIQTMMSSCPVNGSTVLFDMEILSRVGRFNESLLYTQDYDMWLRILPHYEWSYIEEPLLDYRVHSEMGSVLHNEAQNREIAMVQFMHRGNLTQLLRKERRN
- a CDS encoding NAD-dependent epimerase/dehydratase family protein, with translation MSGRRLLITGASGFTGRHAVAYFAAGGAEVTAVVRRKPAAELFPEGVQQYVCDLGDRRAVAAMIGAVKPDQVLHLAGKNSVPESWRDPLLYMETNVMATLYLLEALRVQPASRILVAGSRLKYRPGAADPPHPYSLSKTLEELVSLAWGTLFAQPVLMAEPSNLIGPGPSTGFCSLLAQHIVRSEAAAVTGSAAPAAFRLSSRHALRDFLDVRDAVRAYGFILDSGETGRIYRIDSGTERELGEVAAKLLAHAAAPVAMDWGPQEERSRGNPSPTPAVPAKPSFESADSKVPPEESGDYAVISGWMPEIALDRSLADIIGYTRAGKEGRLL
- the nagB gene encoding glucosamine-6-phosphate deaminase, producing the protein MNILKFQHEEDFAATGANLIASLLQSNPRAVLGLATGSSPVGVYEKLVEMHRKGNVSFAKASSYNLDEYVGLPVDHPQSYRSFMNEHLFNHIDIDLARTHVPNGNAPDLEAECLAYDRMLEDNGPVDLQILGIGSNGHIGFNEPDASLSSGTHVVDLLEETREANARFFERVEDVPRQAVTMGIGGILKAKQIVLLVRGEEKAEAVKNALEGPITTQCPASLLQSHPNVVVLLDEGAAKWLK
- a CDS encoding polysaccharide biosynthesis protein, giving the protein MFNNKRILVTGGTGSWGHELIRQLLPQHPKEIIVFSRSESAQVAMSREFEDKHLSFIIGDIRDKDALVAACRGVDYVFHLAALKHVPVCEDQPYEALKTNVVGTQNVIEAAIANNVEKAIYISTDKAANPSNFYGMTKAIGEKLFVYANLIGSGTKFVTVRGGNVLGTNGSVVHLFMKQIKDKGQVRITDMNMTRFFFTLRDAITLLFKASDVSIGGEIFVMTMPTCRIVDLADVLIEASGRTDVSMIETGIRPGEKIHEILMSDFESLTTVVYDEQYLVILPTLDMPELKEHYRHYPHVSFSSFSSENHLMEQAEIKDILIRGGFLQ
- a CDS encoding glycosyltransferase family 4 protein — protein: MKLTFPVLTLSRGGAQRMITELANRLAEIGHEVVVLMPSLGIVEYEMKCPIIPVPAPVLTEDHFPYGDVIISNYYTTVPVAERASRQGKGLHIRLALCYEPNFLPDNNQSFASYGITRNLLVLSRWQQEVIRVNHGIKGRIVPVGVDPDFHNTHFRDNPNRPLIVSVIMRRPEGGFSGHREQDYLIQQLDMVKRLHPEVEIYIMTPPAEYAASRSLQDLLNSGRYQLRTPANDNELAYHYNETDIFVSASTNDAGSLPGLEAMRCGAALVTVYSGGNLEYCAHGQNCLMSYRHENRLAADIVTLIKDRELRRRLAARGEQDSLQFTWERSVQIFQAELFEMVSRQGT
- the nagA gene encoding N-acetylglucosamine-6-phosphate deacetylase, yielding MAEINGTCGELLYGKVLTPDGIIEMGVIAVADGLIQYAGEASWLPAAYESWQTITREPQGLLIPGFVDVHVHGGAGHDFMYSDADALDDITRFHASHGTTSMLATTMTAAKADIDQVLAEVDSYRAREGGMPYARLVGAHLEGPFISIRWPGAQNPEHIVPANIEWLEEWEEKYPGLIRQVTLAPEREAALEAIQWLRKHGITAALGHTDATFEQVITAADAGLNQAVHMFNAMTPLHHRKPGTAGAVLYDPRIRAEVIADGIHVHPAAISLITRLKNNHNLLLITDAMSATGLSDGEYAIGDLPVIVKDGIATLKEHPEALAGSTLTMISGFRYLVQEVGLSLLEASQAASLNPALSLGMQRSIGTLEAGKRGDILQLDQDLNLRGVWIGGRKLEA
- a CDS encoding YhcN/YlaJ family sporulation lipoprotein, which gives rise to MLRSKFGLSVSAALLLGAMSLTGCGAGHSADSGNMQTKSVRGTDGRIHVNSARDMNRDDDFGSMEISKELADRVAAMPEVRSANVIMVGRSAYVAVMLENTSGGVHTRNTTSRTATGRGTAAGVPGMTGTGGSMAGIPGSMTGTGTIGGTGMAAPKDYPGNGNNGLMTRSNMGDDKDTLPGEIKSKIAAEVKKGNTYVSNVYVSANPDFVERADYYAREFRAGHPLKGFANEFRIMAERIFPARSGQ